A single Cygnus atratus isolate AKBS03 ecotype Queensland, Australia chromosome 11, CAtr_DNAZoo_HiC_assembly, whole genome shotgun sequence DNA region contains:
- the FBXO22 gene encoding F-box only protein 22 codes for MEASGRAAFVLGNLAEVVERVLGFLPTKALLRAACVCRLWRECARRTLRTRQRLAWVSALEPGPAESHALVRALARELEKVHVLPQTVLYIADAETFSGHEECHDQKKARKRNSKETAIALEKLLPKRCQVLGLVTPGIVVTPMGSSSNQPQEIEDGEAGFALLFPKIDGVKIQTFHFPKDLKNRVFDESKFAEAGLKNNPDLRVVLLFGYNSWKSGATRFLHQIVNPLNEKSIILAGGQVESFTSLTSENNNAQPSDACGVVGLAFSGPQIQSATVLLDQDVADERTAEAAMQRLKAANIPERNTIGFMFACVGRGYRHYKTKRNMEADAFRKFFPNVPLFGFFGHGEIGCDRIVTGNFVLRECNDVKDDLLHGYTTVMTLIHLGSTKPNQV; via the exons atggaGGCGAGCGGCAGGGCCGCCTTCGTGCTCGGCAACCTGGCCGAGGTGGTGGAGCGCGTCCTCGGCTTCCTGCCCACCAAGGCGCTGCTGCGCGCCGCATG CGTGTGCCGCCTCTGGAGGGAGTGCGCCCGGCGGACCCTGCGCACGCGGCAGCGCCTCGCCTGGGTGTCGGCGCTGGAGCCGGGGCCCGCCGAGAGCCACGCGCTGGTGCGCGCGCTCGCCCGGGAGCTCGAG AAAGTGCACGTGCTGCCCCAAACCGTGCTCTACATAGCGGATGCAGAAACGTTCAGCGGCCACGAGGAATGCCATGACCAAAAGAAAG ccagaaaaagaaacagtaaagaaaCAGCAATTGCACTTGAAAAATTGTTGCCAAAACGATGTCAAGTTCTTGGACTGGTCACCCCAGGGATTGTAG TTACCCCTATGGGTTCAAGCAGCAATCAACCTCAAGAAATTGAAGATGGTGAAGCTGGGTTTGCTCTGCTGTTTCCCAAAATTGATGGTGTAAAAATCCAAACCTTCCATTTTCCTAAAGACTTGAAGAACAGGGTCTTTGATGAAAGTAAATTTGCTGAAGCAG GTCTGAAGAATAATCCAGATCTCCGTGTGGTTCTTCTGTTTGGCTACAACTCCTGGAAGTCTGGAGCTACTCGATTTCTTCATCAAATAGTCAATCCTTTGAATGAAAAAAGTATCATCCTAGCTGGGGGACAAGTGGAGAGCTTTACATCGCTGACCTCTGAGAA TAATAACGCCCAGCCCAGCGATGCCTGTGGTGTGGTTGGACTGGCTTTCAGTGGTCCCCAGATCCAGAGTGCGACAGTTCTGTTAGACCAGGATGTAGCTGATGAGAGGACAGCAGAAGCCGCCATGCAGCGTCTCAAAGCAGCAAACATCCCCGAGCGTAACACCATTGGCTTCATGTTTGCATGTGTTGGCAGAGGATATCGGCATTATAAAACCAAAAGGAATATGGAAGCAGATGCGTTTAGGAAGTTTTTTCCAAACGTTCCCCTCTTTGGCTTTTTTGGACATGGCGAAATAGGATGTGATCGAATAGTTACTGGGAATTTTGTGTTAAGAGAATGTAATGACGTAAAGGATGACCTGCTTCACGGTTATACTACCGTAATGACTCTTATTCATCTTGGTTCAACGAAACCAAACCAAgtgtaa
- the NRG4 gene encoding pro-neuregulin-4, membrane-bound isoform isoform X1 produces MTWSFSLSALMTQRDRMGSQRHRKCELNNFIFNSFLSLEVATRKKHTYFHNGTLPSSSLYGIYNVVLKRKFIEKISGFQRGENAECRYLISEIKKMEVYKNVGAKKNLNKLQFLGCLLHALLSEKILCILYQYRQKYSKTEKKRHSATVYKVRSQGENRNIKTIRKQHRKIHYFLSIHFREVGAQVKAQHLQGKSESIKSSRGPDPEMFRIKLYKALKDKFLPKLTELRCYFLDFKPLADTHEEADNVVLKAKKDERGFSSHMDMPMLNAEFRCAAIMIATLESVLPKILCIVSVEISHRGRLLNNFHVLLIMRHSDLITVNFSTLFSLKEEKAYGHLKWKFGKEILIEDVKNKWTQVVHYNLLQSSQLSRQTWNSYSVLPIMFALSRKQFVQKMRMNKTKPCLNANKSIYETMLSLNEILLAIQVPSNPLQLRTFQLLKLFISIHKLGEFVFQVKRRLGYKFILSWPNATGSAG; encoded by the coding sequence ATGACAtggtctttctctctttctgccttGATGACACAAAGAGACCGGATGGGTAGTCAGCGgcacagaaaatgtgaattgaacaattttattttcaactcaTTTCTGTCACTGGAGGTTGCAACTAGGAAAAAACACACCTATTTCCATAATGGCACATTACCTAGCAGTTCACTGTATGGCATTTATAATGTTGTTTTGAAGAGAAAGTTTATTGAGAAAATTTCAGGATttcaaaggggagaaaatgctGAATGCAGATATCtcatctctgaaataaaaaaaatggaggtatataaaaatgtaggtgcaaagaaaaatttgaaTAAGCTTCAATTCCTAGGGTGTCTACTGCATGctcttttgtcagaaaaaatactgtgtatttTATATCAATATAGACAAAAGTACAgcaagacagagaagaaaaggcatAGTGCTACAGTGTATAAGGTAAGAAGTCAAGGAGAAAACCGTAACATAAAAACTATtagaaaacaacacagaaaaatacattactttCTGAGTATTCATTTCAGAGAAGTTGGAGCCCAAGTTAAAGCTCAACATCTACAGGGAAAATCTGAAAGCATCAAATCAAGTAGAGGCCCTGATCCAGAGATGTTCCGTATTAAGTTATATAAAGCACTGAAAGATAAGTTTCTCCCCAAATTAACTGAACTTAGATGTTATTTCTTGGACTTCAAACCCTTAGCAGATACTCATGAGGAAGCTGATAATGTTGTTTTAAAGGctaagaaagatgaaagaggTTTTTCATCACATATGGACATGCCAATGTTAAATGCAGAGTTTAGATGTGCAGCAATAATGATAGCTACATTAGAATCCGTGTTACCTAAAATACTTTGCATAGTCTCAGTGGAAATTAGTCACAGAGGACGGCTGTTAAATAATTTCCATGTGTTATTGATCATGAGACATTCAGACTTAATAACAGTAAACTTCAGCACActattttcattgaaagaagaaaaggcttatGGTCATCTTAAATGGAAATTCGGGAAGGAAATATTAATAgaagatgtgaaaaataaatggactCAAGTTGTACACTATAACCTCTTACAATCCTCTCAGCTTTCCAGACAAACATGGAATAGTTACTCAGTATTACCAATCATGTTTGCATTATCCAGGAAACAATTTGTacaaaaaatgagaatgaataaaacaaaaccatgttTAAATGCAAACAAGTCGATTTATGAAACAATGTTATCTTTGAATGAAATCCTATTAGCCATTCAGGTTCCTTCTAATCCACTGCAACTGAGAACATTTCAGcttctaaaattatttatttcaattcacAAGCTTGGGGAATTTGTCTTTCAGGTCAAAAGGAGATTAGGttacaaattcattttaagcTGGCCAAATGCCACAGGAAGTGCAGGGTAG